One Skermanella sp. TT6 genomic window, GGTGATGCACGGATTCAGCTATCCGAACTACCTGGAGCAGCTGGGATCCGGCGCCCAGTCGGCGATTTACGAGAAGTCGTCCGTGGATCTCGCCCTCCGGGACGCTTTCCGAAAGATGCGCCGGTTCCTGATGAACGCGAAGGGGCTGACCGAGGACGAAGCCATTTCCCTGATGTCGCTGGGCGTCGATTTCGGCATCACACAGGTGGTGGACGGCAACTGGGGCGTCCATGCGATCATCAAGAAGTCGATCTTCTCCGCGGCCGATGCCTGATCTGACAGGGACCTTCCGGGAACGGAACGTCTCCACCGGCTCGGTGTTCGCTGGATGATAGGGCGAAGCGCCGCCGGCGCTTCGCTATCCTTCACCGATACCGGGGACTGATGACATGGAAAAGCGGCAACTCGGCCGGTCGGGCCTGACGGTCGTCCCGCTCTGTCTCGGCGGCAACGTGTTCGGCTGGACGATCGACGAGCCGACCTCCCACCGGCTGCTCGACGCCTTCGTCGAGCAGGGCTTCAATTTCATCGACACGGCGGATTCCTATTCGACCTGGGCGCCCGGCAACACGGGCGGCGAGTCGGAGACCATCATCGGGAGCTGGCTCAAGGGCCGAGGCGACCGCGACAGGCTGGTGATCGCGACGAAGGTCGGGTCGGAGATGGGACCGGGAAAGAAGGGCTTGGCACCGGCCTACATCCGGACCGCGGTGGAAGATTCCCTGCGCCGCCTCCGGACCGACTATATCGACCTGTACCAGTCCCACTGGGACGATCCGGAGACTCCTTTCGAGGACACGCTGGCGGCGTACCAGGACCTGATCGACCAGGGAAAGGTGAGGGCGGTCGGCGCCTCCAACCTCGGCCCGGCACGCCTTCGGGAGGCGCTCGAGGTCGGCGGCAAGCCGGGCCTGGCACGTTATGAGTCGCTCCAACCGGAATACAACCTGTTCGACCGTGCCGGATACGAGGCCGACCTGGAGGGCATCTGCCGCGAGAACCAGCTCGGCGTGATCTCCTATTACTCGCTGGCCAGCGGCTTCCTGTCCGGCAAGTACCGCTCGCCCGAGGATGCCGGCAAGAGCCCGCGCGGCCAGGGCGTCGTCAGCAAGTACCTGAACGACCGAGGCCTGGCGATCCTGGCGGCACTGGACGAGGTCGCGGCGCGGCACGATGCCAATCCGTCCCAGGTCGCGCTGGCATGGCTGATCGCCCGCCCCGGGCTGACGGCGCCGATCGTCAGCGCGACCAGCCTGGAACAATTGAAGGACCTGACCGCGGCCGCACGGCTCATACTTGATCGTGCATCGATCGATCGCTTAGACAAGGCGAGTGGAGGGTGAGCGGAACTATCCGTTAACCAGTTATGTGAGACACCTCACGGCCCTTCCGACAGGTGACTGCGACAGGATGCGACCGTGAAAACCGGTACCGGTTCAGATTCTTCGATTTCCAGGCGTACCCCGTTCAAGTCCCCGCACCGGCCGCTGGCCGGCGCGGCGCTCGCGGGCGCTCTGCTGATGACCGGCTGCGCGGTCGAGCAGATGACCGATCAGGCCTATTCCGCCGTCCAGAGGACGGGCGTGTTCGATCGGGTGGCGGAGCGCACGGGTATCAACGCGCTGTTCGACGAAGCCGCAGCGCGGTACGCGGAAGCCATGGCAACCGACGAGAGGCCGCTCGATACGGTCGGCGTTCCGTTGCCTACGCTGGCGTCCGGCATCGTCACGGGGCCGCGTCCGCCGGATCTCGTGCGCGAAGCGCTGACCGAGATCGCCGCGGAGCATGGACCGGCCGTGGCCCGGCGGATGATGATCGCGATGGCCACCGGCGGCGCCACGATGGTCACCGGGCTGCCGTCCATGGCCGATGGCGCGATTTCCGCGCACGACAAGCTGATGGCCGCGCAGGCGGCGCAGGCCGAGGTGGACGCCGCCTACGCCGCGAGCGAAGCGACCCGTGCCGCGACCGCCCTGGTGCCCGACGAGGACCGTCCCCGCGAGGCTGCGGCACTGCTGAGGTTGGTGGAGGAAGCCGCCGGATCGAAGCTGGCATGGAGCAATCCTGCGACGGGGGCCAGCGGGGTTGTCTCGATCGGGGCTGCCGAAACGTCGAAGGGCGACGATGGGCGAAGCCCCGCGGTCACATGCCGTACCGTGATCCGTGAGTATTCCCATGGCGCCGTCTCGCGCGGTGGGGTCGGTACCATATGCCGGGAGCACGGAGTATGGTACGATCTGAGTTGACCGGACCGGCGGCCCGGGGCTCAGAGAAGCTTTTCGATCCGCTTCGGCGGGCTGGGCTCGGAACGTGTGGCGGCCGGCATGTATGCCTCGCGCGGGGCCGGCTTGCCGGCAACATCGGCGCGGACCGCGGTCGGCCAGGGGTCGCCGACCGCCGCCTGTTCCACGGCACCCGCTGCGTAGCCGAAGGAGCACGCCAGTACGA contains:
- a CDS encoding aldo/keto reductase, whose product is MEKRQLGRSGLTVVPLCLGGNVFGWTIDEPTSHRLLDAFVEQGFNFIDTADSYSTWAPGNTGGESETIIGSWLKGRGDRDRLVIATKVGSEMGPGKKGLAPAYIRTAVEDSLRRLRTDYIDLYQSHWDDPETPFEDTLAAYQDLIDQGKVRAVGASNLGPARLREALEVGGKPGLARYESLQPEYNLFDRAGYEADLEGICRENQLGVISYYSLASGFLSGKYRSPEDAGKSPRGQGVVSKYLNDRGLAILAALDEVAARHDANPSQVALAWLIARPGLTAPIVSATSLEQLKDLTAAARLILDRASIDRLDKASGG